A DNA window from Novosphingobium sp. RL4 contains the following coding sequences:
- a CDS encoding pseudouridine synthase encodes MREGERIAKLLARAGIASRREAERMIIEGRVKLGEDVIETPSTVLHDLRGVTVDGNAVREAEETRLFVFHKPAGLLTAERDPIGRPTIYTALRNALPEGSGRVMPIGRLDLNTEGLLLLTNDGEFKRQLELPATGVPRTYRARTFGDISQDQLEDLIEGIEIEGVVYGKIDANMERRTGRNQWIEMTLTEGKNREVRRVLEHLGLQVSRLIRTSYGPFRLLDLPKGMAFEVAPRDLDNFRRTLPGNAA; translated from the coding sequence GTGCGCGAAGGCGAACGCATCGCCAAGCTTCTCGCACGCGCCGGAATCGCCAGCCGCCGCGAGGCGGAACGGATGATCATCGAAGGCCGCGTCAAGCTGGGCGAGGACGTGATCGAAACGCCGTCTACCGTGCTGCACGATCTTCGCGGCGTGACGGTTGACGGCAATGCCGTCCGGGAGGCGGAGGAAACCCGCCTCTTCGTCTTCCACAAGCCCGCAGGCCTCCTTACTGCCGAACGCGATCCGATCGGCCGCCCCACGATCTACACCGCGCTGCGCAACGCCCTGCCCGAGGGCAGCGGCCGCGTGATGCCGATCGGCCGCCTCGACCTCAACACCGAGGGCCTGCTCCTGTTGACCAATGACGGCGAATTCAAGCGCCAGCTTGAACTGCCCGCCACCGGCGTGCCGCGCACGTATCGTGCCCGCACATTCGGTGACATTTCGCAGGACCAACTCGAGGATCTGATCGAAGGCATCGAGATCGAGGGCGTGGTCTACGGCAAGATCGACGCCAACATGGAGCGCCGCACGGGGCGTAACCAGTGGATCGAGATGACCCTTACCGAAGGCAAGAACCGCGAAGTCCGCCGCGTTCTCGAACATCTCGGTCTGCAGGTCAGCCGCCTGATCCGCACCTCCTACGGGCCGTTCCGTCTACTGGACCTGCCCAAGGGAATGGCGTTCGAGGTGGCTCCGCGCGATCTCGATAACTTCCGCCGCACGCTGCCGGGCAACGCCGCATGA
- the rsmD gene encoding 16S rRNA (guanine(966)-N(2))-methyltransferase RsmD yields MKGGPIKTGLRIVAGEWRGRKLATPEGENTRPTADRTRETLFSMLASRLGTFEGLKVADLFAGSGALGFEALSRGGAHCLFVDQDPAAIRAIRSNIANLQAQGKSDVRAGSVMALGPAKDVLDLVLLDPPYETGAGVVAIDKLARLGWIGEQTWICLETSRTEAVSIRGFEVESARDVGKARLHFLRKTES; encoded by the coding sequence ATGAAAGGCGGTCCGATCAAGACCGGCCTGCGCATCGTTGCCGGTGAATGGCGCGGCCGGAAGCTGGCCACGCCGGAGGGGGAAAATACCCGCCCCACCGCAGACCGCACGCGCGAGACGCTGTTCTCGATGCTGGCCAGCCGTCTGGGCACTTTCGAGGGCTTGAAAGTGGCCGATCTCTTCGCGGGATCGGGCGCGCTGGGGTTCGAGGCGCTTTCACGCGGCGGGGCGCACTGCCTGTTCGTGGACCAGGATCCGGCAGCCATCCGCGCGATCCGCTCCAACATTGCCAACCTGCAGGCACAGGGCAAAAGCGATGTCCGGGCAGGTTCGGTAATGGCGCTCGGGCCTGCGAAGGACGTCCTCGACCTCGTCCTGCTCGATCCGCCTTACGAGACCGGGGCCGGGGTCGTCGCGATCGACAAGCTCGCGCGGCTGGGCTGGATTGGCGAGCAGACCTGGATATGCCTTGAAACCTCCCGCACCGAGGCCGTGTCCATTCGGGGCTTCGAGGTGGAATCGGCACGCGACGTCGGCAAGGCGCGCCTGCACTTCCTTCGCAAGACCGAATCCTGA
- a CDS encoding AmpG family muropeptide MFS transporter, giving the protein MDAQSIEQRRGVWDSIKPYLEKESLAAFLLGLSSGFPYAMIGATLTTRLAQDGIDKKTVTAFTLAFLVYNLKIFWAWIIDGVRLPVIGRLGQRVSWMLVCGVFVIAAVLNLALVDPAASIRATVIAAVLVGAAGASFDIVIDAYRIETLKPYQLGTGSGMSQYGWRIGSAGAGALALILAARYGWSAGYAACAVFALPAMLTALFLGEPERRKVVVEKRGVVEVWNSIAGPFGEFFRRNGAFLVLLFILVHKIGDTLANLTFRLLFDDLGFSNDEIAIYDVGLGFWAYLIGVFIGGVAFAKMGLKRSVMVSLVLMGISNLSFAALAAAGHSNWGMAGAIGFENIASGYGGVVVIAYFSALCDLRYTASQYALISASASVVGRFLTGTTAGALIEALGYVNFYLVTTVASLPGIVLFWWMCRTGLVDQAMGTAGEDNPGEF; this is encoded by the coding sequence GTGGACGCCCAAAGCATCGAACAGCGTCGCGGCGTCTGGGATTCAATCAAGCCCTATCTCGAAAAGGAATCGCTGGCGGCATTCCTGCTCGGCCTGTCATCGGGTTTTCCTTATGCGATGATCGGCGCGACGCTGACGACGCGCCTGGCGCAGGACGGGATCGACAAGAAGACCGTTACCGCTTTCACGCTTGCCTTCCTTGTCTATAATCTCAAGATTTTCTGGGCCTGGATCATCGATGGCGTACGCCTTCCGGTGATCGGCCGGCTTGGCCAGCGCGTCTCGTGGATGCTGGTTTGCGGCGTGTTTGTGATCGCCGCGGTGCTCAATCTGGCGCTGGTCGATCCGGCTGCCAGTATCCGGGCGACGGTCATCGCCGCCGTGCTGGTGGGCGCTGCCGGCGCCAGCTTCGACATCGTTATCGACGCCTACCGTATCGAGACGCTGAAGCCCTACCAGCTCGGCACCGGCTCGGGCATGAGCCAATATGGCTGGCGCATCGGCTCTGCCGGTGCGGGCGCGCTGGCGCTGATTCTGGCGGCGCGTTACGGCTGGAGTGCGGGCTATGCGGCCTGTGCGGTCTTCGCGCTGCCCGCAATGCTCACCGCGCTGTTCCTCGGCGAGCCGGAACGCCGCAAGGTGGTGGTGGAAAAGCGCGGTGTCGTGGAGGTCTGGAATTCGATTGCCGGGCCGTTTGGCGAGTTTTTCCGCCGCAACGGCGCGTTTCTCGTCCTGCTGTTCATCCTCGTCCACAAGATCGGCGACACGCTGGCCAATCTCACGTTCCGCCTGCTGTTCGACGATCTTGGCTTCAGCAATGACGAAATCGCCATCTACGACGTGGGGCTGGGCTTCTGGGCCTATCTGATCGGTGTGTTCATCGGCGGGGTGGCATTCGCAAAGATGGGCCTGAAGCGCTCTGTCATGGTTTCGCTGGTGCTGATGGGGATTTCCAATCTCAGCTTCGCGGCGCTGGCTGCCGCCGGGCACAGCAACTGGGGAATGGCCGGCGCAATCGGGTTCGAGAACATCGCTTCGGGTTATGGCGGGGTCGTCGTCATCGCCTATTTCTCGGCGCTCTGCGACTTGCGCTATACGGCCTCGCAATATGCCCTGATTTCGGCGAGTGCCAGTGTCGTCGGCCGTTTCCTGACCGGTACGACGGCAGGCGCTCTGATCGAGGCCTTGGGCTACGTGAACTTCTACCTCGTCACCACCGTCGCTTCGCTGCCCGGCATCGTCCTGTTCTGGTGGATGTGCCGGACCGGCCTTGTCGATCAGGCGATGGGGACCGCGGGTGAGGACAATCCTGGGGAGTTCTAG